The following is a genomic window from Hymenobacter monticola.
TACCACATTGTTGATGAACTGCACCAGGGCCGTGGCCTGGCCTTTGCGGCGCAGGTTGGAGCCGCCCTGGCCGTCGCCCTGGTCGGCGTTGAGGCCGCTGCCGCTGGCCTTGCTCTTGAAGTGGTTCACCACGATGGCGAACGTGTCGCGGGCGGCCGTGGAGCGGTTGGTGGTGAAGAGCTGGGCAATGGGCGGACGCTCAAACACGCCCGTCACGGTGCTCAGCAGAAAGTTGCCGTAGGGCGTCACGGCCGCGGGCTTGTAGAGAATGGCGCAGCGAATCAGGTCCGAGTTGTTGGGCTGGGTGTAGAGGCCGCCGTCGTCGATGAAGGCGTAGGTGCCCGCGCCCAGGGCCTGGTTCAGGCCGTCCACCAAGTCCTGAATGGCCGAAATCGGGCGGGTGCCGTCGTTCTCAATCTCCATCAGGCCCAATACGTCGGCGTTCATCTGGGTGAGGGCGGCCAGAATTTTGCTGCGCTGGCGCTGAAAATCGGCCAGCGTGGCGGCCCCGCGCGAGGTAGGGAAGCCGCCGCCCGCGCCATCGCCGTTGAAGAAGTTGAGCACGTTCATGCTGGCCAGCTTCACGTCGATGTTGCTGAAAGTGGGCACCGGCGGCCGCACCGTGATTACCTGCGGCGCGTCGGCCCCGGCCAGCGGCTGAATGCGCCAGGCGCTGCTGCCGTAGCCCATGATGCCGCGCAAGCTGGCAATGGTGCTGCCCACGCGCACCGTGCCGAGGGTGGCGTCGAGGTAGGGGGTAGGCTGCGGATTCACGGCGGCGCGGCCGTCGTCGAGCAGCAAGGACTTGGCCACGTTGGCCACCTGGTAGGCGTTCACGGCGGGCACGTTGCTGGTGCCGGTGCTGCTGGTGCCGCTGGCCGGGTCGTCGTTGGGGTCCACCATCTGGGTGGGCTGATACACCAGTCCGCGCACCGAGATATCCAACTCGCCGCGCGACTTCAGCGTGGACAAATCCGACACCGTGACCGGGGCCGAAAACTGCACCCGCATGCCCTCGTATCGCTCGGCGTCGAGGCTGGAAAACGTGGCGTTGTCCAGTTGCGTGAAGGCCGGGAGCGGACTGCTGGCCGCCAGCAGCGTGATGCTGGGGCTGGTGAGCACCGCTTGGCCATTGGATGGTGTGCTAGCTGTTTCCTGCACCGTGCCCGTGACGCGTAGCTTGCTGCCCACGGCCACCGAAGGGTTGGTTTGCACCACATACA
Proteins encoded in this region:
- a CDS encoding ExeM/NucH family extracellular endonuclease codes for the protein MTKVFARSFLLGFGTLLAAATVQAQTVTPIGTIQTSGALATPGTYTIEAVVTGVYPGLSPAGFYVQNDAAGADGNPATSDALYVVQTNPSVAVGSKLRVTGTVQETASTPSNGQAVLTSPSITLLAASSPLPAFTQLDNATFSSLDAERYEGMRVQFSAPVTVSDLSTLKSRGELDISVRGLVYQPTQMVDPNDDPASGTSSTGTSNVPAVNAYQVANVAKSLLLDDGRAAVNPQPTPYLDATLGTVRVGSTIASLRGIMGYGSSAWRIQPLAGADAPQVITVRPPVPTFSNIDVKLASMNVLNFFNGDGAGGGFPTSRGAATLADFQRQRSKILAALTQMNADVLGLMEIENDGTRPISAIQDLVDGLNQALGAGTYAFIDDGGLYTQPNNSDLIRCAILYKPAAVTPYGNFLLSTVTGVFERPPIAQLFTTNRSTAARDTFAIVVNHFKSKASGSGLNADQGDGQGGSNLRRKGQATALVQFINNVVKPAGTRYVVSVGDYNANYEEDPMDILRAAGFVLGSPATSASYLFNGLSGALDHAVLTPNLVGHAAVEKWHLNAAEPEFLEYDVAGAATDITSPFRSSDHDPVLVGLNFRSTVTAATASKAATARLQIFPNPAPGAFNIRIANPDARPLTLEVLSALGQPVLALRGTAAEVQAELAQRTAALAPGAYLVRLRGEGLSEVQRVVKE